One window from the genome of Montipora foliosa isolate CH-2021 chromosome 5, ASM3666993v2, whole genome shotgun sequence encodes:
- the LOC138003622 gene encoding bifunctional peptidase and arginyl-hydroxylase JMJD5-like, producing the protein MRSYPPIFFLTMFQLCVNIRVAHSESLNNVPEFPPKRLSGDQNFPTGHLQPFGYQRAPDGPVKEYKPVLRPEVFWQEYVNRSIPLILLQGIGDSPALSTWTDHYLEKNYGNLDVLVELKKENRSHSTRRMNMGDFLAHYKEDDIYVVTVLPDPMRREIQVPSCLLCGSFLDYIHETNFWMSSGGTRSVIHYDADHNLHCLVAGRKDFIMIEEKYHGDLYFFEKKPDSGSSFSGIDPNKIDLKKYPNVANVPWTYATLMPGDCIYIPAEYIHQVRSYNRTISATILFTSGPSPLAPFDPKGCEKETFDYTALSEVNVHWTYNKGDALIEMGFMNIEVLRHSILNTMRERNAENFTKDIFIEFWNQHQEETIENEEDNREKDPGAIFDWLDTQGKGIITKDEVIHFSKETLKKLARLIDPPHGPLADKKQNSVSVNEQMAHKEL; encoded by the exons ATGAGATCTTatcctccaattttctttttgacaaTGTTTCAACTATGTGTAAACATCAGGGTAGCGCATTCTGAAAGTTTGAACAATGTTCCAGAATTCCCACCAAAAAGATTATCTGGAGACCAAAACTTTCCCACGGGACATCTGCAGCCTTTTGGGTATCAACGCGCTCCGGATGGACCCGTCAAGGAATATAAACCTGTTCTCAGACCCGAAGTATTTTGGCAAGAATATGTGAATAGGTCGATACCTCTCATATTACTTCAAGGAATTGGGGACTCTCCAGCGTTATCAACTTGGACCGATCATTATTTAGAAAAGAACTACGGCAATCTGGATGTACTCGTagagttaaagaaagaaaatcgaTCGCATTCTACCAGAAGAATGAACATGGGGGATTTTCTGGCACACTACAAAGAGGACGATATTTATGTTGTGACTGTTTTACCGGATCCTATGAGAAGAGAAATCCAG GTACCCAGCTGTCTGCTTTGTGGGTCTTTTCTTGATTACATCCATGAAACCAACTTCTGGATGAGTTCGGGTGGGACTCGCTCAGTTATCCATTATGATGCGGATCACAATCTACACTGCCTGGTTGCTGGACGAAAGGATTTCATCATGATTGAGGAAAAATATCATGGGGACTTGTACTTTTTTGAAAAG AAGCCAGATTCAGGTTCATCATTTTCGGGCATTGATCCAAACAAGATCGACCTGAAGAAATACCCCAATGTAGCAAATGTGCCATGGACATATGCAACACTAATGCCAGGAGATTGTATATACATTCCAGCAG AATACATACATCAAGTCAGATCTTACAACAGAACCATATCTGCAACAATTTTATTCACTTCAGGCCCCTCACCATTGGCACCATTTGACCCAAAGGGATGCGAGAAAGAAACTTTTGACTACACAGCACTAAGTGAGGTTAATGTGCATTGGACATACAATAAAGGAGATGCTCTTATTGAGATGGGATTCATGAACATTGAAGTTCTGCGTCACAGCATCTTAAACACGATGAGGGAAAGGAATGCTGAAAACTTCACAAAAGATATATTTATTGAGTTCTGGAATCAACACCAGGAAGAAACAATTGAAAATGAAGAGGATAATAGAGAGAAAGACCCAGGTGcaatttttgattggttggacACTCAGGGTAAAGGGATAATTACAAAAGATGAAGTaatacacttttcaaaagagactctgaaaaaGCTTGCGAGATTAATTGACCCCCCGCATGGTCCTCTTGCTGACAAAAAACAGAATTCAGTTTCAGTCAATGAACAAATGGCACATAAAGAACTCTGA